Proteins co-encoded in one Acidobacteriota bacterium genomic window:
- the pilQ gene encoding type IV pilus secretin PilQ, with translation MNSLINTRVTVTKIVTALVLVTAFALSISAQKVDPQNQGKMYGDPGFKGEVIDLNVVNADVREILNYITDQYGINFVIDKSVKETPVTVKVKDVPWNIALDSILQAQELGVQVNGNILRVASGTVLASEGALLRERQNNQIDTSPLQTELIRLNYATASGSLKVGTTTSGTVTDSGNAGGGASGASGSMSGGDGLLPIIKRRLSRRGSIEIDSRSNSLIITDVPVNLAAVKQLIAILDQPEPQVEIEARIVVASRSFSRDIGVQLAGLVTGGRGSGGSIGTLPGATTTLPIPGGLPIGSINNDLMSNIANTAIGLTTGIFGTAQLSALITAGEKKGQVKVIATPRVTALNNRPAEIKNSTQIPITTIQPNSGSGSAVVATTEYIDVPLRLAITPQITDLGTVILNVVAENSSTAQIAAGAAPAINTQSMTTQVTVPDGGTTVVGGVLFDDERESQDRTPGLASIPLLGNLFKRKGVQRNTNEILFFITPRITRPDYNAQIQSGTAPRGPVISQPVPMGNPASNSAPTPVPTPGPIVLQSPGLAVPEGPASPIKPKE, from the coding sequence ATGAATTCTCTTATCAACACACGCGTTACGGTCACCAAGATCGTTACCGCATTAGTTCTAGTCACAGCATTTGCCTTATCGATCTCGGCTCAAAAAGTTGATCCGCAGAACCAGGGTAAAATGTACGGCGACCCGGGATTCAAGGGCGAGGTCATTGATCTCAACGTTGTAAATGCCGATGTCCGGGAAATACTCAATTACATCACCGACCAGTACGGCATCAATTTCGTGATCGACAAATCGGTCAAGGAAACGCCGGTCACGGTAAAGGTGAAAGATGTTCCGTGGAACATAGCTCTCGATTCGATCCTGCAGGCTCAGGAACTGGGCGTTCAGGTCAACGGGAACATTCTTCGCGTTGCTTCCGGAACAGTCCTGGCAAGCGAAGGAGCACTTCTCCGCGAGCGTCAGAATAATCAGATCGACACTTCGCCGCTTCAGACGGAACTCATTCGCTTGAACTATGCGACGGCATCGGGATCTCTAAAGGTTGGAACCACGACCAGTGGAACCGTAACCGACAGCGGAAACGCAGGCGGTGGTGCGTCCGGAGCCTCAGGAAGTATGTCCGGCGGCGACGGATTGCTGCCGATCATTAAGCGAAGACTGTCTCGTCGCGGTTCGATCGAAATAGATTCGCGAAGCAACTCGCTTATCATCACGGACGTTCCGGTAAACCTGGCAGCCGTCAAACAGCTCATCGCTATTCTCGACCAGCCAGAACCGCAGGTCGAGATAGAAGCACGTATCGTTGTCGCTTCGCGCAGCTTCAGCCGTGATATCGGCGTGCAGCTTGCAGGCCTCGTGACCGGCGGCAGAGGAAGCGGCGGTTCGATCGGAACACTTCCGGGTGCGACGACGACCCTGCCGATCCCAGGCGGATTGCCGATCGGCTCGATCAATAACGATCTTATGTCCAATATCGCCAACACGGCGATCGGCCTGACAACCGGTATCTTCGGAACCGCTCAGCTCAGTGCTCTGATCACGGCCGGTGAAAAGAAGGGTCAGGTGAAGGTGATCGCGACGCCGCGTGTGACCGCTCTCAACAACCGTCCGGCGGAGATCAAGAACAGCACTCAGATCCCGATCACGACCATCCAGCCGAATTCCGGTAGCGGATCCGCCGTGGTTGCCACGACGGAATACATCGATGTGCCGCTTCGCTTAGCTATCACACCGCAGATCACCGATCTGGGAACAGTTATCTTGAACGTGGTTGCCGAAAACAGCTCGACTGCCCAGATCGCAGCCGGAGCTGCTCCAGCCATCAATACGCAGAGCATGACCACACAGGTCACCGTTCCCGATGGCGGTACGACGGTTGTCGGCGGCGTTCTGTTTGACGACGAACGCGAAAGCCAGGACCGCACGCCGGGTCTCGCTAGCATCCCGCTGCTTGGTAACCTGTTCAAGAGAAAAGGCGTTCAGCGTAACACCAACGAGATCCTCTTCTTCATTACGCCGCGGATCACGCGTCCTGACTACAACGCACAGATCCAGAGCGGAACCGCTCCGAGAGGACCGGTGATCTCGCAGCCAGTGCCGATGGGCAATCCTGCGTCGAACTCGGCTCCGACACCGGTTCCTACACCAGGTCCGATCGTCCTCCAGTCACCAGGCCTTGCAGTTCCTGAAGGCCCAGCTTCGCCGATCAAACCAAAAGAATGA
- the pilO gene encoding type 4a pilus biogenesis protein PilO: MLEKITNLKWHFQLMLHVTVAALLYTSVWYFYTSETRAETAKLSDEVAALTAKNETARVATQRINEFRALYASKAEEYEELKVLLPEQRELTNVLQGLQDTANSSRLTVMRFNPRDEGNQDGIMAKPVEVEVDSNFTNLRSFFDAMAKLPRIVSITDFKINQLPKQTDAKTIHAQFLLTAYYAGPNDLNPKPAGPPGAPGAPSVPPPAGQPAAPGAAAPAGPRPPAVQGAPPAAAPAK, encoded by the coding sequence ATGTTAGAGAAAATCACAAATCTAAAGTGGCACTTCCAGTTGATGTTGCACGTCACCGTTGCGGCGTTGCTCTACACGAGCGTGTGGTATTTCTACACGAGCGAAACGAGAGCTGAAACAGCAAAGCTGTCGGACGAAGTTGCGGCATTGACGGCCAAGAACGAGACGGCACGCGTTGCGACCCAGCGTATCAATGAGTTCCGTGCTCTGTACGCCAGCAAGGCCGAGGAATATGAAGAACTCAAGGTGCTTTTGCCTGAACAGCGTGAACTGACCAATGTTCTCCAGGGCTTGCAGGACACCGCTAACAGTTCCCGCCTGACCGTTATGCGATTTAACCCTCGCGATGAGGGAAATCAGGACGGTATCATGGCTAAGCCTGTCGAGGTCGAGGTGGACAGTAACTTTACCAACCTGCGTTCTTTCTTTGACGCGATGGCAAAACTGCCGAGAATCGTCTCGATCACCGATTTTAAGATCAATCAGCTGCCAAAGCAGACAGATGCCAAGACGATACATGCTCAGTTCCTGCTTACAGCCTATTACGCAGGCCCGAACGATCTGAATCCTAAACCGGCAGGCCCTCCGGGAGCACCTGGTGCACCGAGTGTTCCGCCGCCGGCCGGACAGCCAGCCGCTCCCGGTGCCGCCGCACCAGCCGGTCCACGTCCTCCCGCAGTTCAGGGTGCCCCGCCTGCAGCAGCTCCAGCTAAATAG
- a CDS encoding PilN domain-containing protein, whose protein sequence is MIKINLLNSVTERQNGAIVAVDRKVSSPASRLALTSVVVFVLLAAVIGWDVISSQMAKTEAERQLAEQKTIAAELEVVMNEQKELEGKIAGIDARIEAIKKLRASQAGPQAVLDAMRERIAMFPGLYLESIEQGKDGIVVSGSSPDESQVTQFGRSLEFSNGLFTNLNIETTRNEITNENAVMKPGDTGERPKVAIVQFKIRTAYTPEKAAGANNGTAPTTASASGPATAAGQPAGPPQVAKN, encoded by the coding sequence ATGATCAAGATCAACCTACTAAATTCTGTTACTGAAAGACAAAACGGAGCCATCGTTGCTGTCGATCGCAAGGTCTCAAGCCCGGCTTCACGCCTTGCTCTGACGTCCGTGGTCGTGTTTGTTCTCCTTGCGGCCGTTATTGGCTGGGATGTGATCAGTTCGCAAATGGCCAAAACTGAAGCTGAGCGTCAACTCGCCGAACAAAAGACGATCGCTGCCGAACTCGAAGTCGTGATGAACGAACAGAAAGAGCTCGAAGGCAAGATCGCCGGCATTGATGCCCGCATCGAAGCGATCAAAAAGCTGCGAGCCTCGCAGGCCGGCCCGCAGGCGGTGCTGGACGCGATGCGAGAAAGGATCGCGATGTTCCCGGGGCTCTATCTCGAGAGCATCGAGCAGGGAAAGGACGGTATCGTTGTTTCCGGCAGCTCGCCTGACGAATCTCAGGTCACGCAATTCGGCCGAAGTCTCGAATTTTCGAACGGACTCTTTACCAACTTGAATATCGAGACGACCCGCAATGAGATCACCAACGAAAATGCCGTGATGAAGCCCGGCGACACGGGTGAACGTCCGAAAGTAGCGATCGTACAATTCAAGATCCGCACCGCTTACACGCCTGAAAAGGCGGCGGGAGCCAACAATGGCACCGCTCCGACGACCGCTTCTGCCTCGGGCCCGGCCACTGCGGCTGGACAGCCCGCCGGTCCGCCTCAGGTCGCAAAGAATTGA